One part of the Eubalaena glacialis isolate mEubGla1 chromosome 19, mEubGla1.1.hap2.+ XY, whole genome shotgun sequence genome encodes these proteins:
- the HEXIM2 gene encoding protein HEXIM2 has translation MALVYGGRWWVHLALCPRSLQLTATPEGRAAGAATSTRPRGAHRSGGSRYAGPRRYTQAAWGWGKNLAELGLRICAPVERAEGSHFTRSLLSWGLGKYAQVSLVKRHLLKDLEQKKVATPNQTNCNTESPAALEEAKISCVPGSPKTSPEPHDPGGSLPLTPRMESHSEEEDPPGSGLGWNGRGPRAQSPGGCSVEAVLARKKHRRRPSKRKRHWRPYLELSWAEKQQRDERQSQRASRVREEMFAKGQPVAPYNTTQFLMNDRDPEEPNLDVPQGASHPGSSGESEAGDSDSRGRAHGEFQQRDFSEAYERYHTESLQGRSKQELVRDYLDLERRLSQAEEETRRLQQLQGCTSQRPCRQVEELAAEVERLRTENQRLRQENEMWNREGGRRGGEPGT, from the exons ATGGCCTTGGTGTACGGGGGGAGATGGTGGGTGCACCTGGctctctgccctcggagcctccagCTGACTGCCACGCCAGAGGGGCGCGCGGCCGGAGCTGCGACCTCCACCCGCCCCCGCGGCGCCCATCGAAGTGGGGGTTCCCGCTACGCCGGGCCTCGCCGCTATACCCAGGCcgcatgggggtggggaaagaacTTAGCGGAGCTCGGCCTCAGGATCTGCGCCCCCGTGGAAAGAGCAGAGGGGAGTCATTTCACCCGGTCTCTCCTCAGCTGGGGTCTCGGGAAATACGCG CAGGTGTCACTAGTTAAAAGGCATCTGCTGAAAGATTTGGAACAGAAGAAGGTGGCTACTCCAAACCAGACCAACTGTAACACAGAGTCACCAGCAGCCCTGGAGGAGGCTAAG aTCTCTTGTGTTCCTGGGAGCCCCAAAACATCCCCTGAGCCTCATGACCCTGGAGGTTCCCTGCCCCTGACACCCCGGATGGAGAGCCATTCAGAGGAGGAAGATCCTCCTGGCAGTGGCCTAGGCTGGAACGGTAGGGGTCCCCGGGCCCAGAGCCCAGGGGGCTGCTCAGTGGAGGCCGTACTGGCACGGAAGAAGCACCGCCGGCGGCCTTCAAAGCGCAAGCGGCACTGGCGGCCCTACCTGGAGCTGAGCTGGGCCGAGAAGCAACAGCGGGATGAGAGGCAGAGCCAGCGGGCCTCCCGGGTCCGAGAGGAGATGTTCGCCAAAGGCCAGCCCGTGGCACCCTACAATACCACCCAGTTCCTGATGAACGACAGAGACCCTGAGGAGCCCAACCTGGATGTGCCCCAAGGGGCCTCCCACCCAGGCTCCAGTGGGGAGAGTGAGGCCGGGGACAGCGACTCGAGGGGCCGAGCTCACGGGGAGTTCCAGCAGAGGGATTTCTCCGAGGCCTATGAGCGCTATCACACTGAGAGCCTGCAGGGCCGCAGCAAGCAGGAGCTGGTGCGCGACTACCTGGATCTGGAGAGGCGGCTGTCACAGGCCGAGGAGGAGACGAGGAGGCTGCAGCAGCTGCAGGGGTGCACCAGCCAGCGGCCCTGTCGCCAGGTGGAGGAGCTGGCCGCCGAGGTAGAGAGGCTCCGGACGGAGAACCAGCGGCTTCGGCAGGAGAACGAGATGTGGAACCGAGAAGGCGGCCGCCGTGGTGGGGAGCCGGGCACCTAG